In the genome of Taurinivorans muris, one region contains:
- a CDS encoding tetratricopeptide repeat protein: protein MKIKIILSALLLTFANIPFAHALTWSFAQNNNFDQIIISNNLNKEKIETIRTDTNKILIQGKNFDKNLQLVKGNLITDVIPTEYGLTVLLNDNAFGFIQNTDKDTLIIGIYKDPLGARWKPTEQRIEFNNQVSEKEETVKAKLEELKAEQKNPANNAATLQKKETTQNTAAASGVPAAIPSDKTANSTQAEHSPQKQSPLAKHMLVAEASTKAPANQASQPEPIKTEELPADKHASEFTPPSVSYKLNTNPPTEAAPITPEELKTNELKQQVTDKNKNSNSGSSELIQQKQENLPLVIEDKTHDTVIPNTPEEAGLVPAEPDKQEINPDAPPVGEIIYVDEQGNEVPPPLDIPATIQTMRKAYNLGVYETVFEEAEKLKGFNLPKNLLEEIYYNRAKAFFIMNSTNIANVGEQFINFAHEALNASSESSRKPEILADLVVTYLALNRPEEARAYTDMLYKNFPYSVDTPNAILLLSDYYLKQNEYAIASQYLQILIDNYPDNTYAKNAALLQIKALHKLGNNERTLSMINFTDRRWPKVYLESSDYLVIKAYIFEEQGLIQEAIATYWQIFNLNPKAENAGDILFKIANLYFDINEKESAKKVLNQLYQEFPEHKNAPKALLYVGENGRYDNGLSLDETIQIFSEPNSEYPPKYYRKIIAEYPDSKEAVLAKLRLATQTYLEKNYLEAAHLAQNLFNENIDKIESDNALDLLHRAFNPLMELSLAEQNFERTLILWEDFPAIHAFYEPISVNLRMAMARAYLNRDDTAKAEELLTYFMDRTPKNDEEYQNGLYAYDIFLAHAINKQDWNKVLEINQKISPWTLPVEKENNRKYTTALAAENIGLEARALPLWQELAANESIPLYQRAYAQYFIARDAEKKQNLRGAYQANLDALAMFEDLRSMQSPYSSMERERESIAALMDITEIAGRYTESMEWLNRYRNYVSNTSTDYAGLQLREARLHKKMGDTTRWKSILEDIRRREPESVYGKMASSELNTFEMARDLTRFTGNN from the coding sequence ATGAAGATAAAAATAATTCTCTCCGCCCTCCTGTTAACGTTTGCAAACATTCCTTTTGCACACGCCCTTACTTGGAGTTTCGCCCAAAATAACAATTTTGACCAAATTATTATCAGCAATAATTTGAATAAGGAAAAAATTGAAACAATCAGAACAGATACCAATAAAATACTTATTCAAGGCAAAAATTTTGATAAAAATCTGCAACTGGTCAAAGGAAATCTCATAACCGATGTCATTCCGACAGAATACGGCTTAACTGTCCTTTTGAATGATAACGCCTTCGGCTTTATCCAAAATACGGATAAAGACACGTTGATTATCGGCATATATAAAGACCCTTTGGGCGCTCGCTGGAAACCGACAGAGCAACGTATCGAATTTAATAATCAAGTCAGTGAAAAAGAAGAAACAGTTAAAGCAAAGCTTGAAGAACTGAAAGCGGAGCAAAAAAATCCCGCGAATAATGCTGCCACCCTTCAAAAAAAAGAAACAACGCAAAATACGGCAGCCGCTTCCGGCGTTCCTGCGGCAATACCATCTGATAAAACAGCAAATTCAACGCAAGCGGAACATTCTCCGCAAAAACAATCTCCTCTCGCCAAACATATGCTTGTGGCGGAAGCAAGCACAAAAGCGCCTGCAAATCAGGCAAGTCAACCCGAACCTATTAAAACCGAAGAGTTGCCGGCAGACAAACACGCTTCCGAGTTTACTCCCCCTTCCGTATCGTATAAATTGAATACGAATCCGCCGACGGAAGCCGCCCCCATCACTCCCGAAGAATTGAAAACAAATGAGCTGAAACAGCAAGTAACAGACAAAAATAAAAATTCCAATTCCGGTTCTTCTGAGTTGATTCAACAAAAACAAGAAAATTTACCCCTTGTTATTGAAGATAAAACGCACGATACCGTTATTCCGAATACTCCCGAAGAAGCGGGGCTTGTTCCGGCAGAACCGGATAAGCAGGAAATCAATCCCGATGCTCCCCCTGTCGGAGAAATTATCTATGTTGACGAGCAAGGCAATGAAGTTCCGCCTCCCCTTGACATTCCCGCAACAATACAAACCATGCGAAAGGCGTATAATTTAGGCGTATACGAAACGGTTTTTGAGGAAGCAGAAAAATTAAAAGGATTTAATTTACCGAAAAACCTTTTGGAAGAAATTTATTATAACAGGGCGAAAGCGTTTTTTATCATGAACAGCACAAATATCGCGAATGTCGGAGAACAGTTCATCAACTTCGCCCATGAAGCTTTGAACGCAAGCAGCGAATCTTCTAGAAAACCCGAAATTCTTGCGGACTTGGTCGTAACGTACCTCGCCCTGAACAGACCGGAAGAGGCAAGGGCTTATACCGACATGCTCTATAAAAATTTTCCTTACAGCGTCGACACGCCCAATGCGATTTTGCTTTTAAGCGATTACTATTTGAAACAGAATGAATATGCCATTGCTTCGCAGTACCTGCAAATTTTAATTGATAATTACCCGGACAACACCTATGCCAAGAATGCGGCTTTGTTACAAATCAAAGCTCTTCATAAACTGGGAAACAATGAAAGAACCCTTTCGATGATAAACTTTACCGACCGCCGCTGGCCTAAAGTTTATTTGGAGTCTTCCGACTATCTCGTCATTAAAGCCTATATTTTTGAAGAACAGGGGCTTATCCAAGAAGCCATCGCGACTTATTGGCAGATTTTCAACTTAAATCCGAAAGCGGAAAACGCCGGCGACATACTGTTTAAAATCGCTAATCTTTATTTTGACATCAACGAGAAAGAATCGGCAAAAAAAGTTCTCAATCAACTGTATCAAGAATTTCCTGAACATAAAAACGCCCCGAAAGCCCTGCTCTATGTCGGAGAAAACGGGCGCTACGACAACGGCTTGTCTTTGGATGAAACCATTCAAATATTCAGCGAACCCAATTCAGAATATCCTCCTAAGTATTACAGAAAAATCATTGCCGAATATCCTGACAGCAAAGAAGCTGTCCTTGCAAAACTCCGTTTAGCCACCCAGACATATCTTGAAAAAAACTATCTTGAAGCGGCACATCTGGCACAAAATCTGTTCAATGAGAATATTGACAAAATAGAGAGCGACAATGCCTTGGATTTGCTGCACAGGGCGTTTAATCCGCTCATGGAGCTTTCTTTGGCGGAGCAAAACTTTGAAAGAACGTTGATCTTATGGGAGGATTTTCCCGCCATTCACGCTTTTTATGAACCTATCAGCGTAAATTTGCGAATGGCTATGGCAAGGGCTTACCTGAATAGGGATGATACCGCCAAGGCGGAGGAACTGCTCACATATTTCATGGACAGAACACCAAAAAACGATGAGGAATATCAAAACGGACTGTATGCCTACGATATTTTCTTAGCCCATGCCATTAATAAACAAGATTGGAACAAGGTCTTGGAAATAAATCAAAAAATTTCTCCATGGACGTTACCTGTTGAAAAAGAAAACAACAGGAAATATACAACGGCGCTTGCGGCGGAAAACATAGGGCTTGAAGCAAGGGCGCTTCCGCTTTGGCAGGAACTCGCCGCCAATGAAAGCATTCCCCTTTACCAAAGGGCTTATGCGCAGTATTTCATTGCACGTGACGCTGAAAAGAAACAAAATCTGCGCGGAGCATATCAAGCCAATTTGGACGCTCTTGCCATGTTTGAAGATTTGCGCTCCATGCAATCCCCTTATTCCAGTATGGAAAGAGAACGTGAAAGCATTGCCGCCCTCATGGACATCACCGAAATTGCGGGCAGATACACCGAATCCATGGAATGGCTGAACCGTTACCGCAACTATGTTTCCAATACATCGACAGATTATGCCGGTTTGCAGCTTCGTGAAGCCCGCTTGCACAAAAAAATGGGCGACACCACAAGATGGAAAAGCATTTTGGAGGATATCAGGCGGCGTGAACCAGAATCCGTTTATGGAAAAATGGCGAGCTCTGAATTGAACACTTTTGAAATGGCAAGGGATTTAACCCGTTTTACAGGAAATAACTAA
- the pth gene encoding aminoacyl-tRNA hydrolase, translating to MEIGGVLIGLGNPGSQYAATRHNIGFLALEAFLKDMSKEYRVDQISSTKFNGITFKLAYKNADWICAFPQTFMNLSGDCVQPLLAWYKLSPEKLFVIHDELDLIPGRIQLKKDGGNAGHNGLKSISSRLGTQNYYRLRIGIGRPKDSSQVSSYVLSGFGQDRDEIESAIASSVTALKEILESGALKAMNKINMKKKD from the coding sequence ATGGAAATCGGCGGTGTTTTAATCGGGCTGGGAAATCCGGGAAGCCAATATGCGGCAACAAGGCACAATATCGGTTTTCTCGCACTGGAAGCATTTTTAAAAGACATGTCCAAGGAATATCGTGTCGACCAAATTTCAAGCACAAAATTTAACGGAATAACGTTTAAGCTCGCGTATAAAAATGCCGATTGGATTTGCGCTTTTCCGCAGACATTCATGAATTTAAGCGGCGACTGCGTTCAGCCCCTGCTTGCTTGGTACAAACTGTCACCCGAAAAACTCTTTGTCATTCATGACGAACTTGATTTAATTCCGGGCAGGATACAGCTAAAAAAAGATGGCGGAAATGCGGGACATAACGGCTTAAAATCAATCAGTTCACGGCTGGGTACGCAAAATTATTATCGTCTGCGCATCGGTATCGGACGCCCGAAAGATTCCTCACAAGTAAGTTCCTATGTTTTAAGCGGCTTTGGACAGGACAGGGATGAGATAGAAAGCGCAATCGCTTCAAGCGTCACAGCATTGAAAGAAATACTTGAATCAGGCGCGCTGAAAGCCATGAACAAAATTAATATGAAGAAGAAAGATTAA
- the rho gene encoding transcription termination factor Rho yields the protein MSEKNSAAETFLSLSELKTRSMNELMDLAEKYQLDNASSMRKQELIFALLQSCVSQNGTIIADGVLEVLPDGYGFLRSPLSSYMPGADDVYVSPSQIRRYHLRKGDIVKGQIRPPKEGERYFALVKVNEVGFEPPENAKHLVLFDNLTPIFPDQQLRIETDENNLSGRVIDMMSPIGRGQRGLILAPPKTGKTTLLQNIANAISASYPEIYLIVLLIDERPEEVTDMERTVKNAEVISSTFDEPPQRHVQVTEMVLEKAKRLVERKKDVVIILDSITRLGRAYNAVTPSSGKVLSGGLDANALQRPKRFFGAARNIEGGGSLTIIASALIDTGSRMDEVIFEEFKGTGNMDIYLDRHLAEKRVFPAIDINKTGTRKEDLLLSEENLNRIWILRKILAPMSSIDSMEFLLDKMRGTKNNKDFLNGMSK from the coding sequence ATTTCCGAGAAAAATTCCGCAGCGGAAACATTTTTAAGCTTATCGGAATTAAAAACCCGCAGTATGAACGAGCTGATGGATTTAGCAGAAAAATATCAACTCGATAATGCAAGCAGCATGCGCAAACAAGAATTGATTTTCGCGTTATTGCAGTCCTGCGTTTCACAAAACGGAACCATCATAGCCGACGGAGTTCTTGAAGTTCTTCCGGACGGATACGGATTTTTGCGTTCCCCTTTAAGCAGTTATATGCCGGGGGCTGATGATGTTTATGTTTCTCCTTCGCAAATCCGCCGTTATCATTTGCGCAAAGGCGATATTGTCAAAGGGCAGATCCGCCCTCCCAAAGAAGGAGAACGCTATTTCGCCCTTGTGAAAGTCAATGAAGTGGGCTTTGAACCTCCGGAAAATGCCAAGCATTTGGTATTGTTTGACAACCTGACCCCTATTTTTCCGGATCAGCAGCTGCGCATAGAAACCGATGAAAACAACCTTTCCGGACGCGTTATCGATATGATGTCCCCCATCGGACGCGGACAGCGCGGTTTAATTTTGGCTCCTCCCAAAACCGGGAAAACAACGTTACTGCAAAATATCGCCAACGCAATCAGCGCTTCTTATCCGGAAATATATCTTATCGTGCTTCTTATCGACGAAAGACCCGAAGAAGTCACGGATATGGAGCGCACGGTTAAAAACGCCGAAGTGATCAGCTCCACCTTTGACGAACCGCCGCAGCGCCACGTTCAAGTTACTGAAATGGTTTTAGAAAAAGCCAAACGTTTGGTCGAAAGAAAAAAAGACGTTGTGATTATTTTAGATTCAATAACCCGCTTGGGACGAGCTTACAACGCCGTTACGCCTTCTTCCGGCAAAGTTTTGTCAGGCGGGCTGGATGCCAACGCGCTGCAAAGACCCAAACGTTTTTTTGGCGCGGCAAGAAATATTGAAGGCGGCGGAAGTCTGACCATTATCGCTTCCGCATTGATTGATACCGGATCACGCATGGACGAAGTGATTTTTGAAGAATTTAAAGGCACCGGCAATATGGATATCTATCTTGACCGCCATTTGGCTGAAAAACGGGTCTTTCCGGCAATTGACATCAATAAGACCGGTACTCGGAAAGAAGATTTGCTCCTTTCCGAAGAAAATCTTAATCGGATTTGGATATTGAGAAAAATTCTGGCGCCGATGTCCTCCATCGACAGTATGGAATTTTTGCTTGATAAAATGCGCGGTACCAAAAATAACAAAGACTTTCTCAATGGAATGAGCAAATAA
- the pgl gene encoding 6-phosphogluconolactonase: MARSIHLALHIHKDPAAMAERVAHHLVQICEEAIEERGIFTLALSGGTTPIPLFRLLAENDWAERLPWEKIMIYWGDEYCVHPDDPKSNYGIARRELLSKVPATRFYRMKGEGNPVESALAYENLIKEHFRLAPGEFPKFDCILLGLGDDGHTASLFPGEYAIQEKERIVIDQYVRSRNADRITLTLPVLNNARCCLFMVTGKEKHDALSKTLNLLSEPELPAQFVRPTGGDLIWVVDESAALGIDK, translated from the coding sequence ATGGCTCGTTCAATACATTTAGCACTTCATATTCACAAAGACCCTGCCGCCATGGCGGAACGCGTTGCACACCATTTGGTACAAATTTGTGAAGAAGCAATCGAAGAAAGAGGTATTTTCACTCTTGCGCTCTCAGGCGGCACCACGCCTATCCCTCTTTTCAGGCTTTTGGCGGAAAATGACTGGGCGGAACGGCTGCCATGGGAAAAAATCATGATTTATTGGGGCGATGAATACTGCGTTCATCCTGACGACCCCAAAAGCAATTACGGCATTGCCAGACGCGAACTTTTGTCAAAAGTACCCGCAACCCGTTTTTACAGAATGAAAGGTGAAGGCAATCCGGTAGAATCCGCACTTGCTTATGAAAATTTAATTAAGGAACATTTCCGCTTAGCCCCCGGAGAATTTCCAAAATTCGACTGTATTTTGTTAGGGCTTGGCGACGACGGACACACCGCATCCCTTTTCCCCGGAGAATACGCCATTCAAGAAAAAGAGCGCATTGTTATCGACCAATACGTGCGCAGCAGAAATGCGGATAGGATTACACTGACACTTCCTGTTTTAAATAATGCCCGCTGCTGTTTATTCATGGTCACCGGCAAAGAAAAGCATGACGCTTTAAGCAAAACCCTCAATCTTTTAAGCGAACCGGAACTTCCCGCTCAATTCGTACGTCCCACCGGCGGGGACTTGATTTGGGTTGTTGATGAAAGCGCTGCCCTTGGCATTGATAAATAG